From the Anaerolineae bacterium genome, one window contains:
- a CDS encoding PRC-barrel domain-containing protein, translating to MLRSVKELKNYTLQAKDGEIGLVVDLYFDDDQWTIRYLVVDTGKWLPGRRVLINRLVLGQPDWQSHVFPVYLTKEQVKNSPDIDLAQPVSRQAEIDLVQHYQWPIYWSMPGGIYHLGV from the coding sequence ATGTTACGCAGTGTTAAAGAATTAAAAAATTATACCCTGCAAGCCAAAGATGGTGAGATTGGCCTGGTTGTGGACCTGTACTTTGATGACGACCAATGGACGATACGCTATCTGGTGGTAGACACCGGCAAATGGCTGCCGGGACGCCGGGTCCTCATCAATCGTTTGGTACTGGGTCAACCGGATTGGCAGTCTCATGTATTCCCTGTATATTTAACCAAGGAACAGGTGAAGAACAGCCCGGATATTGATTTAGCCCAACCTGTTTCTCGGCAAGCAGAGATAGATTTGGTGCAGCACTATCAATGGCCCATTTATTGGTCTATGCCGGGTGGGATTTATCACCTGGGGGTG